TTTCATTTATGATCCCAAGCATAAATCATTGCTAGCAAGGCCATGCCAAAAGAGTGAaagtaaattaaaagaaaataattcaACAATTAGAGATTACAacaaaatcttaaaaaaaaatacttgtaCTCTCTTTCTCTAATGATCTTCAACAATATTCAGCTGAACAGTAGTGTAACAGATTTTCTTATATAAAATCACTCTATAAGATTTTCTTATACCAGATTACAGAGGATTCAAATGTCTTCTACAAGCACAAGCAGTACTTCAATTTATTTCCTCATTCAACAGCATTTATATTCCCAGAACATATGATTCAATCGAGCCTATGCAGCAAATATTCCACTTGAACTTCCTTTGTTAATGGCATGATCCAATTGCCATAGAGTTCGGCGACTAAACTAGGCTTTATTTTATACTCCGGGGGTGCTCCGTTCTTCTCGCCAACTGTAACCTCCTGCCCAAAGATCATTACCTTTGCCTCTACCCTTTGTTTGATTGCAGTTTCCACGGATTCGTATGTTAGAAGATGCATTAACTGATTACTGtcctgaaaacaaaaaaaatacagATCAATAAGCTTAGGGTTATGAAGGCACAGGATAAAGAATCATACTTGTGCCCTTATTGCAGGTTCATAGACATCGGGCGACTCTCGGAATTTTGCCTCAGCTACAAACTTCCCATAATGGATTCGTTTTGAAAGAGCCTGCACAAAACAGTTAACACATGTCAATTGTTGATTAGGAAGTTCCTAGGACAAACATTACAAGTTGCACATATGAAGAACCAATAATGTCCAGATGGTGCTTCAACACAAATCTTTATCTTTGTTGTGAAGAGCAGCATCCATTTGCAAAATTACCAAACaagttttaaaataaaattaacatttaTAAAGGGTCTAAGCAGTTGTAGCTACAGTAGTTTCAGAGTATCCCAAAACTGCTTCTGAAGTCAATAAATTGATGTTTTACTATGCAGCATATTTAATTTTAACACCCAAAAGGATATTGTAGTAGTCTAAGATAAAGGCCAGCTGAATTCTCCTTGGAATGAGGTCATAATGTTTTACTAAATGACATGCCACTTCTTGCATTAAGAAAAGGGTAGAAAGCACCCAAGATCAACAGAAATTGGCGGAAGAATGGCCATCACACCAACCTCAAATTTATACAATTTCACACGAtgatcactctctctctctctctctacagacATATATagacatatgtatatatgcatgtatacatatgtatatatacatatacacacacacacacattgcaCTGGACAGATAAGCAAAGTAACTTGGCAAACACTCAGAAACACATTggcatttattttttaattgcaaTACAGGCATACCTGCAGACAGATTGTATCACAAACAGCACTTGAGCCACAATTGCCATCACTTCCTTCTCTAACCAATCTTGGGAGTAGATTACAAAAGTACATATCCCATATCTTCTTGTTTATATTGATGGAATCAGCAATGGGGTGTAGAACCTAGATTAATCAGAAAAGAAAATCTGTAACCCTAAGATTATTACCAATATAATAAATTGCATAGCATAAAGTTCATTGCAAACATAAAAATTAAATGTCGTTTGACATTAATACTAAATCCATGTTTATAGAAGAATAACCAGATTAGTCAACCAACTTTGTGTAAGTTAAACAGAGCAGAGAGATGAATATGGAAGTAAAGCACAACTTTTATGTacctaatattaattttttaaggaTTGTTTTCACAAGATCCTTCCATGGatgcaaaaagataaaaaatcgtATCATGAATCAACGATGTCACAATGCATCCTCTTCAGTGGTGATTAATAAAAAATGTACAACATAATAGAGAAGAGCACTAGTGAACCGACCGATAGAGCTAAATAAGAATTCAGCAATAAAGCATTCCATCTCAGTGATTCTTAATATGTATGGTTTCTGATATGCTGATACGTTCTCGATCTTAGCTAATCCTTTGTTTATGTTAGTCCATTCAAACTGATTCATGAGCATTTAAAAAACCATCGGTTCCCTCTTTCCCACAAGAAAAGAGTGACTGCATACATATCTTTTGCCCTTATTTCCAACTATGGTTCTCACCCTACAATGACAGAACTTTCATCCATATATGATTTCTTTTGGTAGAAAAAAACTGTATGCTCTTCTTTATCATCATTATATGGTCATTCAATGTTAGGCATGTATTAGCAAGTACCAGAGCACTGCTAGATATAGTAAATCAGTTTACCCTGCTTATTTCCAAATAAGAATAAGGAAACCCATTAGATACATCTACCTTACTATAGAATAATAATTAATGTAACATATATCTACCTTTGGATATCGCATAGGTGGCAACATGGGCTCAGGCAAACCATCTGGAAAGAAAGGATGCTCATCTGGGCTCTTGTACCTACCAACCTGTATTCAAAAGTGATCAACATGTCGAAAGGAGAATGGTAAAAGAGTTCGACTACTGTTAACTTTCTTTACAAGGTATGGCTTACCTGTGCATGCAGTTTTTCGGTTTCTCTAACCATGAATTCGACCAATGAGTCATGGGAGCCATCCATGAAGGAAGCATTTTGATCATATGTATCAGCATTGTAACAGTACAGTGCCCTCtctaataaattaaatataattgtGTCCTCCTGCCTGATTAGAGAGTGTCGTATGCTCTCTAAGGTTAAGATTGCGCTTTGGTCTACCCTTTCTTTATCGACACTAAATAAAAGCGAGATCATCAAAGTAAGTCAGATGCTGGTATGTCATGATGTCATCATAAATCTTAATAAGAGACAAAGACAACTTGATACGCATGaaattgtacaagcatgcaaatcaTTGACATCTTCAATGCACTCCTTATGACAAGAAGAATAATCAGGTCCCTGCACATTATTTCTGAGTACCATAGGTAAACAACTCGGGTTTGCCTtatgtctaattttttttatattaaggtAGACTTACTGTGTAAATGAGGAATACTGCTTTTGGTTCTACTTTTGTTGGTTCTCCAAAAACCCAGAAAAATCAACAGTAATCTTTTTGAGTTGCTCATAACCAACAGAGCACAGGATCATCATAAACATCATAGTTCCTTAGCGTTCCATGACCATATATTTCGTGAGTAGATATAACTCTAATCCCCAATAACTATGAATTCTATTATGTGCGCGTGGTAGACGGATATACGAATAAAAAATCAGTGGCATCACAAAACCTAAACCTGAAGAACGGAGCGAAAGGAGGCAATTTTAAGCTTCC
The DNA window shown above is from Musa acuminata AAA Group cultivar baxijiao chromosome BXJ2-4, Cavendish_Baxijiao_AAA, whole genome shotgun sequence and carries:
- the LOC103982164 gene encoding chorismate mutase 1, chloroplastic, whose amino-acid sequence is MYHGPHRRCDLVLRPPLAFARSLARPLLLLRLLSSSFASKARLPLYPMELKLSQLSPSSLNAHRVLKSPRPSLLFCNGTAQRLRLGGSPLSVSIRSGTKLHSIQSSISPSSVDKERVDQSAILTLESIRHSLIRQEDTIIFNLLERALYCYNADTYDQNASFMDGSHDSLVEFMVRETEKLHAQVGRYKSPDEHPFFPDGLPEPMLPPMRYPKVLHPIADSININKKIWDMYFCNLLPRLVREGSDGNCGSSAVCDTICLQALSKRIHYGKFVAEAKFRESPDVYEPAIRAQDSNQLMHLLTYESVETAIKQRVEAKVMIFGQEVTVGEKNGAPPEYKIKPSLVAELYGNWIMPLTKEVQVEYLLHRLD